Proteins co-encoded in one Chrysemys picta bellii isolate R12L10 chromosome 13, ASM1138683v2, whole genome shotgun sequence genomic window:
- the FNDC11 gene encoding fibronectin type III domain-containing protein 11 — MGSHGSCPGLAGARAARPRRGGGGELPRDTPPGSATATMSFGTMDVYLNEIENLQSILYNEEEDQENETWKMYTERKNIVLEFLHSDLSLHLLKRHHKRIELLKKCSYYIEILPKHLALGDQNHLMLPTTMFQLIDLWRFQRMKKVGTVQTKIQLLLLTDLLEQLEQGREELVHFLETYDMVTFLARWDLVKQKLSNLSELMDNFLAMLVPGRLYVKHRLVSDVGATKIPHIRLVLSTKMPVMFDRKESVAYEDWVSLKWFITSQQSQPEQYELRFKLLEPRTQQERIQCGIMPVTSNMCEIRNLLSDRSYRFTVKRAEVYTLVYEQWRDTITLKTKPYPEEDMESTTCEP, encoded by the exons ATGGGTTCCCATGGCAGCTGCCCGGGGCTGGCCGGAGCCAGGGCAGCCCGGCCCAGGAGAGGGGGCGGCGGGGAACTGCCCCGGGACACGCCGCCCGGCTCGGCCACAG CAACTATGAGTTTTGGAACCATGGATGTGTATTTGAATGAGATAGAAAATCTGCAGAGTATTTTGTACAACGAAGAGGAGGACCAGGAGAATGAAACCTGGAAGATGTACACGGAGAGGAAGAACATTGTGCTCGAGTTCCTGCACTCTGACTTGAGTCTCCACCTGCTGAAACGCCACCATAAGCGAATTGAGCTTCTGAAAAAGTGCTCTTATTACATTGAAATTCTGCCCAAACATTTGGCACTGGGAGACCAGAACCACCTCATGCTGCCCACCACTATGTTCCAGCTGATTGACCTCTGGAGATTCCAGAGGATGAAGAAGGTTGGAACAGTCCAAACCAAAATCCAGCTGTTGCTCTTAACTGACCTGTTAGAACAATTGGAACAGGGGCGGGAGGAGCTGGTCCACTTCCTGGAGACCTATGACATGGTAACATTCCTCGCCAGGTGGGACTTGGTCAAGCAAAAGCTGTCAAATCTGTCTGAGCTGATGGATAATTTCCTTGCCATGCTAGTGCCTGGACGGCTGTATGTCAAGCATCGTCTGGTGTCGGATGTTGGGGCTACCAAAATCCCACACATTAGGCTTGTTCTGAGTACCAAGATGCCAGTGATGTTTGATCGAAAGGAATCAGTGGCATATGAGGACTGGGTGAGCCTCAAGTGGTTTATCACAAGTCAACAGTCACAGCCTGAACAGTATGAACTCAGGTTTAAGCTCCTGGAGCCCCGAACCCAGCAAGAGAGGATCCAGTGTGGAATAATGCCGGTCACGTCCAACATGTGTGAAATCCGGAACCTGCTGTCTGACAGATCATACAGATTCACAGTTAAAAGGGCAGAGGTTTACACACTCGTCTATGAACAGTGGCGTGATACCATCACATTGAAGACAAAACCTTACCCTGAGGAAGACATGGAGAGCACCACGTGCGAACCCTGA